From a region of the Hemibagrus wyckioides isolate EC202008001 linkage group LG06, SWU_Hwy_1.0, whole genome shotgun sequence genome:
- the rev1 gene encoding DNA repair protein REV1 isoform X3 yields the protein MSRDGWRTKASEDDGWGGRGGYMAAKVSKLEEQFMRDAPREKEKQGTSSSIFSGVAIYVNGYTEPSADELRRLMMLHGGQFHVYYSHSKTTHIIATNLPNFKIQELRGEKVVRPEWITDSIKAGKQLSYVQYQLYAKQKGLNFTSVRPRKVQEQAGLGQGPSQFTPLPQPSNLHNFTNPAFTGPQSAPCKPSEKNNRQMVNRLNGSHISVSKEEGPKRNGVHDGYTCKVSKDHLQKNGYVHPLNGALKQQDNVSCSKSTHQGAEFRCPQPKSEETWTSSCSSSTGLASDFTASIASTSLLASPRAGHHELPSATVAALQEKQVDSEKSLGRDQISRVRLNGDYHNTSNVTLTAKQSAQGPETGIISEFFSHSRLHHISTWRNEFSEYVNTLQSRRRAAGGAVFPGKDKLKKLRSDHCAGTSFMPAPQVYQSCILHVDMDCFFASVGIRHRPELRGKPVAVTSNRGRGLVAQRPGANPQLELQYYQRKRNQHRAGKTGDDIELTPSPEAEETGSNRVEHEQTTLSLAEIASCSYEARQAGVRNGMFFGQAKQLCPELQSVPYDFHAYKEVALELYETLASYTFNIEALSCDEALVDATSLLAELGITPDELAAAIRSDVREKTGCCASIGMSSNILLARMATRKAKPNGQYFLRPEEVDDFIRDQPVTSLPGVGRSISSKLASLGVTTCGDLQQLSIVRLQKEFGPRTGQTLFRFCRGLDDRPVRSEKERKSVSAEMNYNIRFTNVEEAETFLTNLSMEVQKRLQGAGLRGRRVNLKVMMRKAGAPVEPAKYGGHGICDNLARSVLLPHPTDCGQLIAAEVIKLFRAMKLAVIDMRGVGLQMHLLESSHSDAGPSRFRTIRELLTSRRPTFNHSRDVQKTESMPGTSKAGPFATHSPSRSRADLNLSIEVPSPSQVDQSVLDALPPELREQIEQAWNHKQVPDTSFHPATSQQSFTEAPSVLLHLPDQPGQTGSTGIILELPDFSQVDPDVFAALPRELQEELRSAYRRKENTQAQVVEQRNPLLHLKQTAVGKTKRRYKRKNASPVKKSASPLKRLIPGNSPAKSSPSKTIPLLLKGNEALPGFKMENGPPSSTLSHQAPEVPPKCTPRPVPTLAGAFELSDVRALLREWVTTISEPMEEDILQVVKYCTELIEDKDLEKLDLVIKYMKRLMQQSVESVWSMAFDFILDNVQVVVQQTYGSTLKIT from the exons AGCCCAGTGCAGATGAGTTGCGCAGACTAATGATGCTTCATGGAGGACAGTTTCATGTGTATTACTCACATAGCAAAACTACACACATCATCGCCACCAACCTGCCTAATTTTAAAATACAGGAACTGAGAGGGGAGAAAGTAGTACGGCCAGAGTGGATCACTGACag CATAAAGGCAGGAAAGCAACTCTCATATGTGCAATATCAGCTATATGCAAAGCAGAAGGGCCTAAACTTTACTAGCGTTCGTCCTCGGAAAGTACAGGAGCAAGCTGGGTTGGGTCAAGGGCCATCCCAGTTCACTCCACTACCACAACCAAGCAACCTCCATAATTTCACAAACCCAGCTTTCACAGGTCCTCAATCAGCACCATGCAAACCTTCTGAAAAAAACAACCGGCAGATGGTGAACAGACT GAATGGCTCCCATATAAGTGTCTCTAAGGAGGAAGGTCCCAAACGTAATGGGGTTCATGATGGGTACACATGTAAAGTATCAAAGGACCATTTGCAAAAAAATGGTTATGTTCATCCCCTGAATGGTGCCTTAAAACAACAAGACAATGTTTCTTGTTCAAAATCTACACACCAAGGAGCAGAGTTCAGGTGCCCTCAACCAAAATCTGAAGAAACTTGGACGTCGAGCTGTTCTTCTTCGACTGGTCTAGCATCAGACTTTACAGCATCCATAGCCAGCACCTCATTACTAGCCAGTCCAAGAGCCGGTCATCATGAGCTGCCCTCAGCAACAGTTGCAGCTCTTCAAGAAAAGCAAGTAGATTCAGAAAAGTCCCTTGGCCGGGATCAGATTAGCCGAGTCAGACTGAACGGGGATTATCATAACACATCTAATGTTACCTTAACAGCCAAACAGTCAGCACAGGGCCCAGAGACTGGGATTATCTCAGAGTTCTTCTCTCACTCACGGCTCCATCATATATCTACATGGCGGAATGAGTTCTCGGAGTATGTGAATACCCTTCAGAGCAGGCGACGGGCTGCAGGGGGTGCTGTGTTCCCTGGAAAAGATAAGCTGAAAAAGCTTAGATCTGACCACTGTGCAG GTACCTCATTCATGCCTGCTCCTCAGGTATATCAGTCCTGTATTTTGCATGTGGACATGGACTGCTTCTTTGCATCGGTGGGGATTAGACATCGACCTGAACTTAGAG GGAAACCAGTGGCTGTGACGAGTAATCGTGGGCGAGGGCTTGTTGCGCAGCGTCCTGGTGCCAACCCTCAACTGGAGCTCCAGTACTATCAGAGGAAGCGGAACCAGCACAGAGCAG GAAAAACAGGTGATGACATTGAGCTGACCCCTTCTCCAGAGGCTGAGGAGACCGGCAGTAACAGAGTGGAGCATGAACAGACTACCCTGTCTTTGGCAGAAATTGCTTCCTGTAGCTATGAGGCTAG GCAAGCTGGTGTGAGGAATGGCATGTTTTTTGGTCAAGCTAAGCAGCTGTGTCCTGAGCTGCAGTCTGTTCCCTATGATTTCCATGCATACAAAGAGGTGGCACTGGAATTGTATGAAACTCTGGCCAG TTATACATTTAACATTGAGGCTCTAAGTTGTGATGAGGCCTTAGTGGATGCCACATCCCTGCTGGCAGAGCTGGGCATCACGCCAGATGAGCTAGCCGCTGCTATCCGCTCTGATGTAAGGGAGAAGACTGGCTGTTGCGCCTCCATCGGCATGA GCTCCAACATCCTCTTGGCTAGGATGGCAACCCGGAAAGCAAAACCAAATGGCCAATATTTTCTCAGACCAGAGGAAGTGGATGACTTTATCAGAGATCAGCCTGTCACTAGCCTGCCTG GGGTGGGACGCTCTATTAGCAGTAAGTTGGCCTCCCTTGGGGTGACTACTTGTGGGGACCTGCAGCAGTTGTCCATAGTTCGTCTGCAAAAGGAGTTTGGCCCACGGACAGGACAAACACTCTTCCGCTTCTGCAGAGGGCTGGATGACCGGCCTGTACGCagtgaaaaggaaaggaagtcTGTGTCTGCCGAGATGAACTACAACATCCGCTTCACAAAC GTAGAGGAGGCAGAAACGTTTCTGACTAACCTGTCTATGGAGGTACAGAAGAGATTGCAGGGGGCAGGACTTAGAGGTCGCAGAGTTAACCTGAAAGTTATGATGCGCAAAGCAGGTGCTCCTGTGGAGCCTGCCAAGTATGGAGGCCATGGCATCTGTGACAACCTGGCAAG GTCTGTGTTGCTACCTCATCCCACAGACTGCGGGCAGCTCATAGCAGCTGAGGTCATTAAGCTCTTTCGTGCCATGAAGCTTGCTGTTATAGACATGAGAGGAGTGGGACTGCAGATGCACCTGCTGGAGAGCTCACACTCAGATGCCGGCCCATCTCGCTTCCGCACTATCAGAGAATTGCTCACAAGTAGACGGCCCACGTTCAACCATAGCAGAGATGTTCAAAAAACAG AGTCGATGCCTGGGACAAGTAAAGCGGGACCTTTTGCCACACATTCACCCAGCCGCTCTCGAGCAGACCTCAACCTCAGCATAGAAGTGCCATCTCCCTCTCAG GTGGATCAGTCTGTGTTGGATGCTTTACCTCCAGAGTTGCGAGAACAGATAGAGCAAGCATGGAACCACAAGCAGGTACCAGATACCTCATTTCACCCAGCCACATCACAGCAATCCTTTACTGAAGCACCCTCTGTACTGCTCCACCTCCCTGACCAGCCTGGGCAAACAGGCAGCACGGGCATCATACTGGAACTTCCTGACTTCTCCCAG GTCGATCCAGACGTTTTTGCAGCACTACCCAGGGAATTACAGGAGGAGCTACGCTCTGCTTACAGGCGCAAAGAAAATACTCAGGCTCAAG TAGTGGAACAGAGGAACCCGCTCCTTCACCTGAAGCAGACTGCAGTTGGCAAGACAAAGCGCCGCTATAAGAGGAAAAATGCCAGTCCTGTCAAGAAAAGCGCTAGTCCATTGAAGAGACTTATCCCAGGAAACAGTCCTGCAAAATCCAGTCCCTCCAAAACCATCCCGCTCTTACTAAAAGGCAATGAAGCTCTCCCTGGATTCAAG ATGGAAAATGGACCACCTTCATCCACTCTGAGCCATCAAGCCCCTGAAGTGCCACCCAAATGCACTCCTCGTCCTGTCCCCACCTTAGCTGGAGCTTTTGAACTCAGCGATGTTAGAGCCCTGCTGCGGGAGTGGGTTACTACCATTTCAG AGCCTATGGAGGAAGACATTTTGCAGGTGGTGAAGTATTGCACAGAGCTAATAGAGGACAAAGACCTGGAGAAACTTGACCTGGTCATCAAATACATGAAGAG GTTGATGCAGCAGTCAGTGGAGTCTGTGTGGAGTATGGCCTTtgactttatactggacaacgTGCAGGTGGTGGTGCAACAGACCTACGGCAGCACCCTGAAAATCACATAG
- the rev1 gene encoding DNA repair protein REV1 isoform X2: MSRDGWRTKASEDDGWGGRGGYMAAKVSKLEEQFMRDAPREKEKQGTSSSIFSGVAIYVNGYTEPSADELRRLMMLHGGQFHVYYSHSKTTHIIATNLPNFKIQELRGEKVVRPEWITDSIKAGKQLSYVQYQLYAKQKGLNFTSVRPRKVQEQAGLGQGPSQFTPLPQPSNLHNFTNPAFTGPQSAPCKPSEKNNRQMVNRLNGSHISVSKEEGPKRNGVHDGYTCKVSKDHLQKNGYVHPLNGALKQQDNVSCSKSTHQGAEFRCPQPKSEETWTSSCSSSTGLASDFTASIASTSLLASPRAGHHELPSATVAALQEKQVDSEKSLGRDQISRVRLNGDYHNTSNVTLTAKQSAQGPETGIISEFFSHSRLHHISTWRNEFSEYVNTLQSRRRAAGGAVFPGKDKLKKLRSDHCAGTSFMPAPQVYQSCILHVDMDCFFASVGIRHRPELRGKPVAVTSNRGRGLVAQRPGANPQLELQYYQRKRNQHRAGKTGDDIELTPSPEAEETGSNRVEHEQTTLSLAEIASCSYEARQAGVRNGMFFGQAKQLCPELQSVPYDFHAYKEVALELYETLASYTFNIEALSCDEALVDATSLLAELGITPDELAAAIRSDVREKTGCCASIGMSSNILLARMATRKAKPNGQYFLRPEEVDDFIRDQPVTSLPGVGRSISSKLASLGVTTCGDLQQLSIVRLQKEFGPRTGQTLFRFCRGLDDRPVRSEKERKSVSAEMNYNIRFTNVEEAETFLTNLSMEVQKRLQGAGLRGRRVNLKVMMRKAGAPVEPAKYGGHGICDNLARSVLLPHPTDCGQLIAAEVIKLFRAMKLAVIDMRGVGLQMHLLESSHSDAGPSRFRTIRELLTSRRPTFNHSRDVQKTDDLSRMSSNQKEISSPTTTSYTFSESMPGTSKAGPFATHSPSRSRADLNLSIEVPSPSQVDQSVLDALPPELREQIEQAWNHKQVPDTSFHPATSQQSFTEAPSVLLHLPDQPGQTGSTGIILELPDFSQVDPDVFAALPRELQEELRSAYRRKENTQAQVEQRNPLLHLKQTAVGKTKRRYKRKNASPVKKSASPLKRLIPGNSPAKSSPSKTIPLLLKGNEALPGFKMENGPPSSTLSHQAPEVPPKCTPRPVPTLAGAFELSDVRALLREWVTTISEPMEEDILQVVKYCTELIEDKDLEKLDLVIKYMKRLMQQSVESVWSMAFDFILDNVQVVVQQTYGSTLKIT; encoded by the exons AGCCCAGTGCAGATGAGTTGCGCAGACTAATGATGCTTCATGGAGGACAGTTTCATGTGTATTACTCACATAGCAAAACTACACACATCATCGCCACCAACCTGCCTAATTTTAAAATACAGGAACTGAGAGGGGAGAAAGTAGTACGGCCAGAGTGGATCACTGACag CATAAAGGCAGGAAAGCAACTCTCATATGTGCAATATCAGCTATATGCAAAGCAGAAGGGCCTAAACTTTACTAGCGTTCGTCCTCGGAAAGTACAGGAGCAAGCTGGGTTGGGTCAAGGGCCATCCCAGTTCACTCCACTACCACAACCAAGCAACCTCCATAATTTCACAAACCCAGCTTTCACAGGTCCTCAATCAGCACCATGCAAACCTTCTGAAAAAAACAACCGGCAGATGGTGAACAGACT GAATGGCTCCCATATAAGTGTCTCTAAGGAGGAAGGTCCCAAACGTAATGGGGTTCATGATGGGTACACATGTAAAGTATCAAAGGACCATTTGCAAAAAAATGGTTATGTTCATCCCCTGAATGGTGCCTTAAAACAACAAGACAATGTTTCTTGTTCAAAATCTACACACCAAGGAGCAGAGTTCAGGTGCCCTCAACCAAAATCTGAAGAAACTTGGACGTCGAGCTGTTCTTCTTCGACTGGTCTAGCATCAGACTTTACAGCATCCATAGCCAGCACCTCATTACTAGCCAGTCCAAGAGCCGGTCATCATGAGCTGCCCTCAGCAACAGTTGCAGCTCTTCAAGAAAAGCAAGTAGATTCAGAAAAGTCCCTTGGCCGGGATCAGATTAGCCGAGTCAGACTGAACGGGGATTATCATAACACATCTAATGTTACCTTAACAGCCAAACAGTCAGCACAGGGCCCAGAGACTGGGATTATCTCAGAGTTCTTCTCTCACTCACGGCTCCATCATATATCTACATGGCGGAATGAGTTCTCGGAGTATGTGAATACCCTTCAGAGCAGGCGACGGGCTGCAGGGGGTGCTGTGTTCCCTGGAAAAGATAAGCTGAAAAAGCTTAGATCTGACCACTGTGCAG GTACCTCATTCATGCCTGCTCCTCAGGTATATCAGTCCTGTATTTTGCATGTGGACATGGACTGCTTCTTTGCATCGGTGGGGATTAGACATCGACCTGAACTTAGAG GGAAACCAGTGGCTGTGACGAGTAATCGTGGGCGAGGGCTTGTTGCGCAGCGTCCTGGTGCCAACCCTCAACTGGAGCTCCAGTACTATCAGAGGAAGCGGAACCAGCACAGAGCAG GAAAAACAGGTGATGACATTGAGCTGACCCCTTCTCCAGAGGCTGAGGAGACCGGCAGTAACAGAGTGGAGCATGAACAGACTACCCTGTCTTTGGCAGAAATTGCTTCCTGTAGCTATGAGGCTAG GCAAGCTGGTGTGAGGAATGGCATGTTTTTTGGTCAAGCTAAGCAGCTGTGTCCTGAGCTGCAGTCTGTTCCCTATGATTTCCATGCATACAAAGAGGTGGCACTGGAATTGTATGAAACTCTGGCCAG TTATACATTTAACATTGAGGCTCTAAGTTGTGATGAGGCCTTAGTGGATGCCACATCCCTGCTGGCAGAGCTGGGCATCACGCCAGATGAGCTAGCCGCTGCTATCCGCTCTGATGTAAGGGAGAAGACTGGCTGTTGCGCCTCCATCGGCATGA GCTCCAACATCCTCTTGGCTAGGATGGCAACCCGGAAAGCAAAACCAAATGGCCAATATTTTCTCAGACCAGAGGAAGTGGATGACTTTATCAGAGATCAGCCTGTCACTAGCCTGCCTG GGGTGGGACGCTCTATTAGCAGTAAGTTGGCCTCCCTTGGGGTGACTACTTGTGGGGACCTGCAGCAGTTGTCCATAGTTCGTCTGCAAAAGGAGTTTGGCCCACGGACAGGACAAACACTCTTCCGCTTCTGCAGAGGGCTGGATGACCGGCCTGTACGCagtgaaaaggaaaggaagtcTGTGTCTGCCGAGATGAACTACAACATCCGCTTCACAAAC GTAGAGGAGGCAGAAACGTTTCTGACTAACCTGTCTATGGAGGTACAGAAGAGATTGCAGGGGGCAGGACTTAGAGGTCGCAGAGTTAACCTGAAAGTTATGATGCGCAAAGCAGGTGCTCCTGTGGAGCCTGCCAAGTATGGAGGCCATGGCATCTGTGACAACCTGGCAAG GTCTGTGTTGCTACCTCATCCCACAGACTGCGGGCAGCTCATAGCAGCTGAGGTCATTAAGCTCTTTCGTGCCATGAAGCTTGCTGTTATAGACATGAGAGGAGTGGGACTGCAGATGCACCTGCTGGAGAGCTCACACTCAGATGCCGGCCCATCTCGCTTCCGCACTATCAGAGAATTGCTCACAAGTAGACGGCCCACGTTCAACCATAGCAGAGATGTTCAAAAAACAG atgatttgtctagaatgtcttccAATCAAAAGGAGATTTCCTCTCCTACTACAACCTCCTATACTTTTTCAGAGTCGATGCCTGGGACAAGTAAAGCGGGACCTTTTGCCACACATTCACCCAGCCGCTCTCGAGCAGACCTCAACCTCAGCATAGAAGTGCCATCTCCCTCTCAG GTGGATCAGTCTGTGTTGGATGCTTTACCTCCAGAGTTGCGAGAACAGATAGAGCAAGCATGGAACCACAAGCAGGTACCAGATACCTCATTTCACCCAGCCACATCACAGCAATCCTTTACTGAAGCACCCTCTGTACTGCTCCACCTCCCTGACCAGCCTGGGCAAACAGGCAGCACGGGCATCATACTGGAACTTCCTGACTTCTCCCAG GTCGATCCAGACGTTTTTGCAGCACTACCCAGGGAATTACAGGAGGAGCTACGCTCTGCTTACAGGCGCAAAGAAAATACTCAGGCTCAAG TGGAACAGAGGAACCCGCTCCTTCACCTGAAGCAGACTGCAGTTGGCAAGACAAAGCGCCGCTATAAGAGGAAAAATGCCAGTCCTGTCAAGAAAAGCGCTAGTCCATTGAAGAGACTTATCCCAGGAAACAGTCCTGCAAAATCCAGTCCCTCCAAAACCATCCCGCTCTTACTAAAAGGCAATGAAGCTCTCCCTGGATTCAAG ATGGAAAATGGACCACCTTCATCCACTCTGAGCCATCAAGCCCCTGAAGTGCCACCCAAATGCACTCCTCGTCCTGTCCCCACCTTAGCTGGAGCTTTTGAACTCAGCGATGTTAGAGCCCTGCTGCGGGAGTGGGTTACTACCATTTCAG AGCCTATGGAGGAAGACATTTTGCAGGTGGTGAAGTATTGCACAGAGCTAATAGAGGACAAAGACCTGGAGAAACTTGACCTGGTCATCAAATACATGAAGAG GTTGATGCAGCAGTCAGTGGAGTCTGTGTGGAGTATGGCCTTtgactttatactggacaacgTGCAGGTGGTGGTGCAACAGACCTACGGCAGCACCCTGAAAATCACATAG
- the rev1 gene encoding DNA repair protein REV1 isoform X1, translated as MSRDGWRTKASEDDGWGGRGGYMAAKVSKLEEQFMRDAPREKEKQGTSSSIFSGVAIYVNGYTEPSADELRRLMMLHGGQFHVYYSHSKTTHIIATNLPNFKIQELRGEKVVRPEWITDSIKAGKQLSYVQYQLYAKQKGLNFTSVRPRKVQEQAGLGQGPSQFTPLPQPSNLHNFTNPAFTGPQSAPCKPSEKNNRQMVNRLNGSHISVSKEEGPKRNGVHDGYTCKVSKDHLQKNGYVHPLNGALKQQDNVSCSKSTHQGAEFRCPQPKSEETWTSSCSSSTGLASDFTASIASTSLLASPRAGHHELPSATVAALQEKQVDSEKSLGRDQISRVRLNGDYHNTSNVTLTAKQSAQGPETGIISEFFSHSRLHHISTWRNEFSEYVNTLQSRRRAAGGAVFPGKDKLKKLRSDHCAGTSFMPAPQVYQSCILHVDMDCFFASVGIRHRPELRGKPVAVTSNRGRGLVAQRPGANPQLELQYYQRKRNQHRAGKTGDDIELTPSPEAEETGSNRVEHEQTTLSLAEIASCSYEARQAGVRNGMFFGQAKQLCPELQSVPYDFHAYKEVALELYETLASYTFNIEALSCDEALVDATSLLAELGITPDELAAAIRSDVREKTGCCASIGMSSNILLARMATRKAKPNGQYFLRPEEVDDFIRDQPVTSLPGVGRSISSKLASLGVTTCGDLQQLSIVRLQKEFGPRTGQTLFRFCRGLDDRPVRSEKERKSVSAEMNYNIRFTNVEEAETFLTNLSMEVQKRLQGAGLRGRRVNLKVMMRKAGAPVEPAKYGGHGICDNLARSVLLPHPTDCGQLIAAEVIKLFRAMKLAVIDMRGVGLQMHLLESSHSDAGPSRFRTIRELLTSRRPTFNHSRDVQKTDDLSRMSSNQKEISSPTTTSYTFSESMPGTSKAGPFATHSPSRSRADLNLSIEVPSPSQVDQSVLDALPPELREQIEQAWNHKQVPDTSFHPATSQQSFTEAPSVLLHLPDQPGQTGSTGIILELPDFSQVDPDVFAALPRELQEELRSAYRRKENTQAQVVEQRNPLLHLKQTAVGKTKRRYKRKNASPVKKSASPLKRLIPGNSPAKSSPSKTIPLLLKGNEALPGFKMENGPPSSTLSHQAPEVPPKCTPRPVPTLAGAFELSDVRALLREWVTTISEPMEEDILQVVKYCTELIEDKDLEKLDLVIKYMKRLMQQSVESVWSMAFDFILDNVQVVVQQTYGSTLKIT; from the exons AGCCCAGTGCAGATGAGTTGCGCAGACTAATGATGCTTCATGGAGGACAGTTTCATGTGTATTACTCACATAGCAAAACTACACACATCATCGCCACCAACCTGCCTAATTTTAAAATACAGGAACTGAGAGGGGAGAAAGTAGTACGGCCAGAGTGGATCACTGACag CATAAAGGCAGGAAAGCAACTCTCATATGTGCAATATCAGCTATATGCAAAGCAGAAGGGCCTAAACTTTACTAGCGTTCGTCCTCGGAAAGTACAGGAGCAAGCTGGGTTGGGTCAAGGGCCATCCCAGTTCACTCCACTACCACAACCAAGCAACCTCCATAATTTCACAAACCCAGCTTTCACAGGTCCTCAATCAGCACCATGCAAACCTTCTGAAAAAAACAACCGGCAGATGGTGAACAGACT GAATGGCTCCCATATAAGTGTCTCTAAGGAGGAAGGTCCCAAACGTAATGGGGTTCATGATGGGTACACATGTAAAGTATCAAAGGACCATTTGCAAAAAAATGGTTATGTTCATCCCCTGAATGGTGCCTTAAAACAACAAGACAATGTTTCTTGTTCAAAATCTACACACCAAGGAGCAGAGTTCAGGTGCCCTCAACCAAAATCTGAAGAAACTTGGACGTCGAGCTGTTCTTCTTCGACTGGTCTAGCATCAGACTTTACAGCATCCATAGCCAGCACCTCATTACTAGCCAGTCCAAGAGCCGGTCATCATGAGCTGCCCTCAGCAACAGTTGCAGCTCTTCAAGAAAAGCAAGTAGATTCAGAAAAGTCCCTTGGCCGGGATCAGATTAGCCGAGTCAGACTGAACGGGGATTATCATAACACATCTAATGTTACCTTAACAGCCAAACAGTCAGCACAGGGCCCAGAGACTGGGATTATCTCAGAGTTCTTCTCTCACTCACGGCTCCATCATATATCTACATGGCGGAATGAGTTCTCGGAGTATGTGAATACCCTTCAGAGCAGGCGACGGGCTGCAGGGGGTGCTGTGTTCCCTGGAAAAGATAAGCTGAAAAAGCTTAGATCTGACCACTGTGCAG GTACCTCATTCATGCCTGCTCCTCAGGTATATCAGTCCTGTATTTTGCATGTGGACATGGACTGCTTCTTTGCATCGGTGGGGATTAGACATCGACCTGAACTTAGAG GGAAACCAGTGGCTGTGACGAGTAATCGTGGGCGAGGGCTTGTTGCGCAGCGTCCTGGTGCCAACCCTCAACTGGAGCTCCAGTACTATCAGAGGAAGCGGAACCAGCACAGAGCAG GAAAAACAGGTGATGACATTGAGCTGACCCCTTCTCCAGAGGCTGAGGAGACCGGCAGTAACAGAGTGGAGCATGAACAGACTACCCTGTCTTTGGCAGAAATTGCTTCCTGTAGCTATGAGGCTAG GCAAGCTGGTGTGAGGAATGGCATGTTTTTTGGTCAAGCTAAGCAGCTGTGTCCTGAGCTGCAGTCTGTTCCCTATGATTTCCATGCATACAAAGAGGTGGCACTGGAATTGTATGAAACTCTGGCCAG TTATACATTTAACATTGAGGCTCTAAGTTGTGATGAGGCCTTAGTGGATGCCACATCCCTGCTGGCAGAGCTGGGCATCACGCCAGATGAGCTAGCCGCTGCTATCCGCTCTGATGTAAGGGAGAAGACTGGCTGTTGCGCCTCCATCGGCATGA GCTCCAACATCCTCTTGGCTAGGATGGCAACCCGGAAAGCAAAACCAAATGGCCAATATTTTCTCAGACCAGAGGAAGTGGATGACTTTATCAGAGATCAGCCTGTCACTAGCCTGCCTG GGGTGGGACGCTCTATTAGCAGTAAGTTGGCCTCCCTTGGGGTGACTACTTGTGGGGACCTGCAGCAGTTGTCCATAGTTCGTCTGCAAAAGGAGTTTGGCCCACGGACAGGACAAACACTCTTCCGCTTCTGCAGAGGGCTGGATGACCGGCCTGTACGCagtgaaaaggaaaggaagtcTGTGTCTGCCGAGATGAACTACAACATCCGCTTCACAAAC GTAGAGGAGGCAGAAACGTTTCTGACTAACCTGTCTATGGAGGTACAGAAGAGATTGCAGGGGGCAGGACTTAGAGGTCGCAGAGTTAACCTGAAAGTTATGATGCGCAAAGCAGGTGCTCCTGTGGAGCCTGCCAAGTATGGAGGCCATGGCATCTGTGACAACCTGGCAAG GTCTGTGTTGCTACCTCATCCCACAGACTGCGGGCAGCTCATAGCAGCTGAGGTCATTAAGCTCTTTCGTGCCATGAAGCTTGCTGTTATAGACATGAGAGGAGTGGGACTGCAGATGCACCTGCTGGAGAGCTCACACTCAGATGCCGGCCCATCTCGCTTCCGCACTATCAGAGAATTGCTCACAAGTAGACGGCCCACGTTCAACCATAGCAGAGATGTTCAAAAAACAG atgatttgtctagaatgtcttccAATCAAAAGGAGATTTCCTCTCCTACTACAACCTCCTATACTTTTTCAGAGTCGATGCCTGGGACAAGTAAAGCGGGACCTTTTGCCACACATTCACCCAGCCGCTCTCGAGCAGACCTCAACCTCAGCATAGAAGTGCCATCTCCCTCTCAG GTGGATCAGTCTGTGTTGGATGCTTTACCTCCAGAGTTGCGAGAACAGATAGAGCAAGCATGGAACCACAAGCAGGTACCAGATACCTCATTTCACCCAGCCACATCACAGCAATCCTTTACTGAAGCACCCTCTGTACTGCTCCACCTCCCTGACCAGCCTGGGCAAACAGGCAGCACGGGCATCATACTGGAACTTCCTGACTTCTCCCAG GTCGATCCAGACGTTTTTGCAGCACTACCCAGGGAATTACAGGAGGAGCTACGCTCTGCTTACAGGCGCAAAGAAAATACTCAGGCTCAAG TAGTGGAACAGAGGAACCCGCTCCTTCACCTGAAGCAGACTGCAGTTGGCAAGACAAAGCGCCGCTATAAGAGGAAAAATGCCAGTCCTGTCAAGAAAAGCGCTAGTCCATTGAAGAGACTTATCCCAGGAAACAGTCCTGCAAAATCCAGTCCCTCCAAAACCATCCCGCTCTTACTAAAAGGCAATGAAGCTCTCCCTGGATTCAAG ATGGAAAATGGACCACCTTCATCCACTCTGAGCCATCAAGCCCCTGAAGTGCCACCCAAATGCACTCCTCGTCCTGTCCCCACCTTAGCTGGAGCTTTTGAACTCAGCGATGTTAGAGCCCTGCTGCGGGAGTGGGTTACTACCATTTCAG AGCCTATGGAGGAAGACATTTTGCAGGTGGTGAAGTATTGCACAGAGCTAATAGAGGACAAAGACCTGGAGAAACTTGACCTGGTCATCAAATACATGAAGAG GTTGATGCAGCAGTCAGTGGAGTCTGTGTGGAGTATGGCCTTtgactttatactggacaacgTGCAGGTGGTGGTGCAACAGACCTACGGCAGCACCCTGAAAATCACATAG